Below is a genomic region from Actinomadura sp. NAK00032.
CGCCGCGCTGGACGAGCAGCGCGTGCAGGTCCCGCGTGGCGTGCGGGCCGTCCATGCGCCAGTTGTGCCGGTGGCGGCGCGCGGTGCGCGGGAGGGGCAGCGCGAACCAGGTGGCCTTGCCCCGGACGGCCGTGGACCGGAGCCGGGAGCGGGACGGGTGGTGCCCCCAGCGGCCGCCGGTCAGCAGCTCGATGATCTCCAGGCCGCGGCCGTGTTCGAGCATCGGGCCCGCGGGCGCCTGCGGGCGCCAGGCGCGGAGCGTGTCGAACGCCTTGACGACCAGTTCGTCGGCGCCGCGCCCGTCCGCGCGCTGGTAGACCCAGAGTTCGGCGCCGGACGGGCCGTCGCCGGGGGTCGCGTGCTGTAAGACGTTCGTGGCCAGCTCGCTGACCATGAGCGTGATGTCGTCGACGTCCTGGACGGCGAGTCCGAGCGCGGGCAGCAGGCCGGTCACGTGCGCGCGGGCGACCCGCGCGATCGTGTCGTCCCCGGGCAGGGGCAGTGCCGCGCAGCCGCCGCTCTCCAGCCTCCATGGAATCCCGCACGTCGCTGCGGCCTTCGTCATGACGCCCACCTCGGGTGGTCTGGGAGACATTCGCAATTCAGACATTCGCGACCTGAACCTCAGAGGTTCGCGAGTCGCTATGTGTGAATCACAGATACAAGCTTCGCACATTTCTGGCCGCCGGACGCGGAACATGGCAAGGATCATGCACTGACAGTTGAGACGTTCACCGATGTACCCTTTAGCGCACAAACCACGTTCGTACACGGCGATGCGGGAACGTACCGGCGGACCCGGGACGAACGAGGCCCGCCGCTGTAGCGTGGACGGCGCCTGAGAGAGGGCCGCACACATGAAGATCCCCCAGGGGTGCAGCCCTGGGGGATCGAGTGTGCGGCCCGGTCAGGGCCCGTTCCGCGTGCTAGCGGTCGTAGCGGCCGGCGCGCACGTCGTCGAGGAACGAGGCGAAGACCGAGCGGGGGACGACGTGCGCCCCCGCTTCGGGCGTCCTGCTGTCGCGCAGCCCGGTCGCGGTGCCGAGGTCGGCGACCTCGACGCAGCCGCCGTTGCTGCTCGCGCTCGCGGTGGCCTTGAACCACCGTGCCTGAGAGAGGTCCATTTCACTCCAGCGTCGCGATGAGTTTCTCCAGGTGCTTCGCGGTGTCGGTGGCGCTCAGCGCCGCCCCGCGGATCTGCTCGAAGATCTCGTCATACGCCTCCACTTTGGTCGGATCGTCGATCTCCTGGATATCGGCGTCGTTCTCCAGGAAGACCATCGCCGGCTCCCCGTCCGGGTACCGGAAGATGTTGACCAGCGTCGACATGCCCGGATGCAGGCCGTCGGCGAAGCGCAGCAGCCGCATCTCGACGTTCGGCCTGGCCGACATGGCGAGCAGGTGGCGGAGCTGGGCGCGGCGGTCGCCCGGGTCGCCCCACTCGTACATCAGGGACGCCTCGGTGATGACCGCGGTCAGCTCCGGCGCGGTGCCGTCGTCGCGGTCGAGGATCTGCTGCCGGCGCAGCCGGGCCCGCAGCGCCTGCTCCCGCCACTCCGGCGTCCGCGTCCCGGACGTCAGCAGCGCCTGCATGTACGGCAGGGTCTGCAGCAGGCCGGGCAGCACCAGCGGCATGACCACCCGGATGCTCGACGCGTCCCCCTCGTAGCCGGGGAACTCGTTGTCGAAGACGTCCGGGTAGTCACGCCACCAGGCCCGCTTCCGGGCGCGCGTCGCGAGATCCTCGAGCTCGTCGAGGTCGCTGCCCTCGTAGATGCGCGCCAGGTCGCGGATGTCACTGAGCTCGGGCCGAACCCAGTTGTTGGCCTCGAACCGGCCGACCTTGCCTCTTCCCCAGTTCAGCCGGTCGCAGACCTGGTTGGCCGTGTATCCGGCCGCGACGCGCAGGTCCCGAAGGCGGCGCGCCAGCCCCCGCTTGGCAATGGTGGCGCCGTACGCCTCGCTCATCGACGCCACCTCCCTTGACATACGGCCGCCATCAGCATACGCCTTCCGAATTTGTGAATCACAGATCTGGCCGGATCAGGAAGTGCTTCACGAATCGCGGTCACGGGACCGGCCTCACGACGCGGCGCGGTCGAACTCGCCCTTCCGCACGCCGTCCAGGAAGCAGGCCCATTCGTGCTGGTCGAAGACCGAGATCAGGTCGCCGGAAGTGCGCAAAAGGGTCCATTCCCCGACAAAAGCGACTTCGATTCCGCCCTCGTCGCTCGCCGAGCGCTGCCAGTCGAGGGCGTCCGGATCGACGCCCAGCTCCGCCGCCGACGGCTTCCTCATGCCGGCTTCCTCGCCACAGCGCAGTAGCCCAGCCGCGACCCATCACTATCGGCCTCGTCAGGGTCCTCGGCGCCCCACAGGCCGACATGGCACAGCTCCGCGGGCGCCCCCTCGTACGGCGGGACGATCTCCAGGCCGGTGAAGTACCGCTCGATCTCCGCGCGGGGCCGCGGGTAGGCGCCGCCGGACGACGACTTGGCGTACACGGCGGTCACCTGGTCGAGCTCCTCGCTCACCTGGTGGTCGCTGTTGATCGCGCACAGCGCCACGTAGCTGCCCGGCGCGAGCCGGCTCACGTACCGCTGGACGACGCCCCACGGGTCGTCCTCGTCGGGCACGAAGTGGGTCACCGTCACCAGCAGCAGCGCCACCGGCTCGGTGAGGTCGATCATCGCGGTGGTCTCCTCGTGCCCGAGCAGGCCCTCCGGGTCGCGGAAGTCCGCCGTGATGAACGCCGTCCCTGGCACGCCCTCCAGCAGGGCCTTCGCGTGGATCGAGACCAGCGGGTCGTTGTCGGCGTACAGGATCCGCGCGTCGGGGGCGACCTTCTGCACCGCGTCGTGGGTGTTGTTGCCCGTCGGCAGGCCGGCGCCCACGTCGATGAACTGCCGGATGCCCTGCTGGGCCAGCCACCGCACCGAGCGCTGCAGGAACCCGCGGTTGGCCCACGCGGCGTCGTCCAGGTCGGGCATGTGCGCGCGGACCTTCTTCACGGCCTCGCGGTCGACCGCGAAGTTCGCCGAGCCGCCGAGGATGTAGTCGTACATTCGGGCCGGGCTGGGGATCGTGCTGTCCACCCCGGGTGGAGCCTGTTCGATGTCGCTCATCGCATTGGCCTCCATTGCCGCATCTTGTGATGCACGAATTATGAAGCAATTGGTCAAGACGATGCGATGCGCCGGCCAAGGGCGCGCGGGGCGCCGGGTGGTTCGGCGGCGCTCACCGGGGCATGACCCGCCGAAGGGCGGAAAGGGGGGAACGATCATGAAGACCGCACCTGACCTGGCATTGCGGCAGCTCACCGTGCAATTCGTCGGCAACGCGACGACCCTGCTGCGCTGCGGGCCGTTCACGCTGCTGACCGACCCGAACTTCCTGCACCGCGGCCAGCGGGCGTATCTGGGGTTCGGGCTCACGTCCAAACGGCTGACCGAGCCCGCCCTGCGGATCGAGGAACTGCCGCGCATCGACGGCGTCGTCCTGTCCCATCTGCACGGTGACCACTGGGACCGGGTCGCCCGCGCGAAGCTCGACCGGGGCCTGCCCATCGTCACGACGCCGCACGCGGCCCGGCGGCTCCAGGGCTGGCACCGCTTCCGGCACGCGGTCGGGCTGCGCACCTGGGAGACGCACACCATGGTGAAGGACGGCGCGCTGCTCCGGATCACCTCGATGCCCGGTCGGCACGCGCCCGGCGCGGCCCGCATGCTGCTGCCCCCGGTGATGGGCAGCCTCCTGGAGTTCGGTCCGGCCACCGGCGACGTGCAGTTCCGCCTCTACATCACCGGTGACACGCTGATGTTCGACGGGATCCATCAGATCGCCCGCCGTACGCGGGACATCGACCTCGCCGTCCTGCACTTGGGCGGCACCAAGCTGCCCGGCGGGCTCATCGTCACGATGGACGCCACCCAGGGTGCCGACTTGTTCGAGACAGTTCGTCCTGCGCGGGCGGTGCCCGTCCACTACAACGACTACAGCGTCTTCAGCTCGCCCCTGGACGACTTCCGCCGCGAGCTGGAACGCCGGGGCTTCGGCGACCAGGCGACCTACGTCGAGCCGGGCCAGACCCACACCTTCACCCACCAGACCGGCTGACCGGCTGACCGGCTCTAGCGCTGCACCCGCTTTCGCATGGCGTGCGCCATGCGTAGAGGGAAGAGGCCCACGAGCGGTGCCCGGCGGCCCATGTCGTCGGTGTCCTTCTTGTCGAAGGCGCGGGCGTAGCGCTGCGCCTCGGACGCGGTGCCGTACTCCTTCGCGCCCCCGGCACCGCACCCGCGCGCGCACGTCCAGCGCATGGTCGCGCCGTCGGCGGTGAAGCGGAAGTCGTGGCCGAAGATGCGGCAGGTCTTCATCGGTCATGCCTCCGCGTTCGTGTCGGAGTTCTCGGGCGGCCCGTACCGGTTGCTTGCGAGGGGGCGCGCCCGTCCCTCGTGGACGGCTTCGCGCAGCGCGGCGCGGAACCGTCCAGGGCCCCAGTAGCGGGCGCCGACCATCTCGGCGAGCCGGGTGCGGCCGGTCGGGCCGTGCTCGGCGAGCGCCTGCGCGATGGCGGTGACCTCGCGGTCCAGGGCGACGTCGGCGCCGGCCGCCCACTCGGCCGACCGGCCGGTCATCATGCCCGGCGAGTAGAAGGTCTGCCCCGGGCCCGGCAGGAACCGGCGCAGCCCCGTGCGGCGCTCCCGCTCGCGGCGCAGGAGGCGGGCGCGGATGCGCTCGTCGCGCTCGCGCGCCGCCCGCTCCCGGTCCGCCGCCTCGGCGCGCTCGCGCTCGGCCTGCTCGGCCGTGCCCGCCTCGGCGGCCAGCGACTCGGCGGCGGAGCGGTGCTGCGCGGCCTCCATCCGGTCGGCGGCGGACTCGGCGCGCATCCGGTGGACGGCGGCCCGCCGCTCGTGCGCGCCGGCCCCCTCCTCGTCGCCGTCGGCGCGGGCCGTATGGGCGAGCGCCAGCTCGGTGTGCATGCGCTCCCATTCGGCGTAGGTCTCGGCCTGCTCCAGGGCGATCTCGGCCTCGGTCCCGTCGAGCCCGGCGGCGCGCCCGCGGGTCTCGGCGGCCATCGCCCGCTGCTCGCCCGCCCGCGCCCGCTCGTCCGCCGCGGCGGCCAGGACCGCGTGCAGCGCGGAGTTCTCCTCGTCCTCCGCGGCGAGGGCCTCGACCCGCTCGCGGAGCCCGCGGGCCCGCTCGTCCGCCGCCTCGGCCCGGCCCAGGGCGGCCGCGCGCTCGGTGTCGTCGCGGGCGCGCTCGGCGGCGGCCCGCTCGTCGTGGGCGGTGGCCTCCTCGGTGAGGCGCTCGGCGTCCCACTCGGCGATCTGCGCGAGGGCCTCCTCGACGCGGAGCCGTTCGAGGGCGCGGGCGTCGCCCTCGTCCGCGTGCGGGCGCAGCTCGTGGACGGCGGCACGGTGCTCGGCGGCCCGCGCCCGCCCCTCCTCGGCGTGCCGCCGGGCCTCCAGCGCCGGCCGGTTCGCCCGGCCTGCCGCGCCCGTCGCCGTGCCTGCCCCGCCCGTCGCCGTGCCCGCCGCGCCCGCCGCCGCGGCCTCGCCGGACGACGGTTCCTCCGCCGCCTCCTCCGCGGTGAGCGGCCGGGCGATGTTCTCCAGCGAGGCCTGCTCGGCGCGGACCCCGAAGAACAGCTCGGCGATGCCGCCCAGCGCCATGATCACCGCACCGACGAAGAACCCGATCGCGACCTTCTCCACGGCGCCGCTGTCGATCAGGTTGCCGAAGATGAGCGGGCCGGTGATGCCGCCGGCGGCGGTGCCGATCGCGTAGAAGAACGCGATGGCGAGGGCGCGGGTCTCCATCGGGAAGATCTCGCTGACCGTCAGGTAGGCGGAGCTGGCGCCGGCCGAGGCGAAGAAGAACGTCACCGAGACCAGCGCGATGAACGTCCAGCTCGACAGCGTCCCCGCCACCAGGAAGGCCCCGAGCAGGCAGGTCAGCGCGGCCGAGATGAAGTACGTCCCGGAGATCATCGGCTTGCGGCCGACGGTGTCGAACATCCGCCCGAGCAGCAGCGGGCCAAGGAAGTTGCCGAACGCGAACAGCGCGATGAAGTACGGCACCGCCCCGGAGGCGACGTCGAAGTACTTGCTCAGGATCGTGCCGAGGTCGAACGTCACCGCGTTGTAGAGGAACGCCTGCCCGACGAACAGCGCGAACCCGAGCGTCGCCCGCTTCGGGTAGACCTTGACCGCGACCCGCGCGATCTCCCGGAACGGGATGGCCCGGCGCTGCCGCACCGTGATGCTCTCGCCCGGGTCGGCGAGGTCCCGGCCGGTCTCGGCGCGGACCTCCCCCTCGATGCGGTCGACGATCCGCTCGGCGTCCTCCTGGCGGCCGTGGATGAACAGCCAGCGCGGGCTCTCCGGCACGTGCCGCCGGACGAGCATGATCGCCAGGCCGAGCACGCCGCCGATCCCGAACGCCAGCCGCCAGCCGAAGTCCTGCGCGAAGAACGAGGTGTCCAGCAGCAGCAGCGCGGCCAGCGCGCCGAGCCCGGACCCCACCCAGTAGCTGCCGTTGATCGCGAGGTCGACGCGGCCGCGGGCGCGGGCCGGGATCAGCTCGTCGATCGCCGAGTTGATCGCCGCGTACTCGCCGCCGATGCCCATCCCGGTGACGAACCGGCAGGCGAAGAAGTACCAGGGCGCGAAGGCGAACGCGGTCGCGACGGTCGCGGCGATGTAGACGACCAGCGTGAGGATGAACAGCTTCTTGCGGCCGAACCGGTCGGTGAGCTGGCCGAAGAACAGCGCCCCGAGGCACGCCCCCGCGACGTAGATCGCCGCCGCGAGCCCGATGTCGGACGGCGACAGCTCGATGCCGCTGCCCGGCTCGGTGAGCCGCGCGGCGACGGAGCCGACGATGGTGACCTCGAGGCCGTCGAGGATCCAGACCGTGCCCAGGCCGACGACGATCATCCAGTGGAACCGCGACCACGGCAGCCGGTCCAGCCGCGCCGGAACGCTCGTGGTGATCGTGCCCAACCGTCCATCGGCGGTCATGCGGACGCCCCTCCCCACCGGACCCGTGGTCGCCTAAGTGATCAGCGGTAGGGCTACCCCTCACCCGGTCGCCACACATCGCCACGCCCGGCGGCGCGCACATAACCCGGGAAAAACACCGCCGATATCCGAAATGGCACCACAAAGCGGTTTCGGCCCGCCGGGATCGCCGGGAATGGCTAGTCTCGGCGCATGACCGGCACCTCCCCCGCGAACGGGCCGTCCGGCGACCGGCCGGCCATCGACTCCTCCGTCCCGCACACGGCGCGGGTCTGGAACTACTGGCTCGGCGGCAAGGACAACTACATCGTCGACCGGGATCTCGGCGACCAGATCCAGGCGGTGATCCCCGACATCGTCGCCTCGGCCCGCGCCGACCGCGGGTTCCTCGGCCGCGCCGTCGCCCACCTGGCCGGGGAGGCCGGCATCCGGCAGTTCCTCGATCTCGGGACGGGCCTGCCCACCGCGGGCAACACCCACGAGGTCGCGCAGGGCATCGCGCCGGAGTCCCGCATCGTGTACGTCGACAACGACCCGCTGGTGCTGACGCACGCGCACGCGCTGCTGACGTCCACCCCCGAGGGCGCCACCGACTACATCGAGGCGGACGCCCGCGACCCCGAGACCATCCTGAAGCGGGCGTCGGCGGTACTCGACTTCTCCCAGCCGGTCGCCATCATGATGCTGGGCATCCTGAACTTCATCCCCGGCGAGGACGAGGCGCAGCGGGTCGTGGACCGGCTGCTCGCCGCCGTCCCGTCCGGCAGCCACCTGGCGATCGCCCACCCGACCGGCGAGGTCGAGGGCGAGGCCGCGCAGCAGGCGGTCGACATGAGCAACCAGGCCGGGGTCGCGACGATGCGGCTGCGCAGCCGCGCGGAGCTGGAGCGCTTCTTCACCGGCCTGGAACTCCTGGAGCCGGGCGTCGTGTCCTGCTCGCAGTGGCGCCCGGCCGTCAGCGGCCTCGACGGGCCGCCGAAGCCGGTCTACCAGTTCTGCGGCCTCGGCCGGAAGCGCTAGCCGAACCCGGCCGCGAACCCGGCGGCGCTCCCGGCCGCGCCGGTCATCGGACGGTGCGGCGGTACGTCCCGAACGGGCCGTCCTCGTCGGGGGCGCCGGGCTCGGCTCCGCCGGTGCCGGTGACGTCCAGGCGGGTGTGGAGACCGGTGATGTGCAGAACGCGCAGCACCTTCGGCTGCGGTCGGCGCAGGCAGAACTCGCGCCCGCGGCCGGTCATCTCCTTGTGCGCCCACACGAACACGGCCAGGCCGCTGGAGTCGGCGAAACTCAGCCCGGACAGGTCCAGCAGCAGCCGCTGCGGGTCGTGCGCGGCGATCACCGCCGCGATGTGCCGGCGCAGCGGTTCGGAACCGGCCACGTCGAGCTCGCCCTCCAGGCGCAGCTCCACGGCCGTGCCGTCGGAGCGGGTGCCGACCGCCAGCAGCGGCGTCCCGTCGGCGCGGGTGAGGCTGGTCTCGACCGGCGGGACGGGCACGGGCGGGACGGGCACGGGCGGGACGGGCACGGGCGGGTCGGGCACGGGCGGGCGGGCGCCGGCGGGGCGGCGCCCATCTGCGGTGGTCACAGAGCCTCCATGGGCAAGGGTGGATTCTCCGGGACCGGGCAGGGGTCAGGGGCCGGGCCGAGGCGGAGCGGGCGGGAAAGCGGTGCGGTCGGGGGTTCCGGGGGTTCCGGGGGTCCCGGGGGCGTTCCGGGGGCTAGGACGTGCCTTCGCGCAGGATCTCGGCGGCCAGGTCGGCGACGCGGCGGCGGCTGTCGCGGGCCTGCTTGCGCAGCCGGTCGAACGCCGAGACGGCGTCCAGCCGGTGGGTGGCCATCAGGAAGCCGATGGCGCGTTCGATGACGACCCGGTAGTCCAGGGCGTACTGCAACTGGGTGGCGGTGGTGCTGTGCTCGCGGGACGTCAGCGCCGCCGCCATGAGCTCCCCGATCAGCCCGGCGTAGGCGCGCAGCGCGGAGAAGTCGGAGTCGTCCCAGCCGTAGGGCTGGGAGCGGTAGACGTTGAGCGTGCCGACCGGGCTGCCGCCCAGCAGCAGCGGCACCCCCGCGACGGCCCGCACCCGCTCGTCGAGGACGTCCACCAATTGCGGCCAGCGCGGGTCGGAGCGGACGTCCTTGGTGGAGACGGGCCTGCCCTCGACGTAGGTCTCGTAGCAGGGCCCCTGGCCGGCGCTGGCCTGCGCCTCCTCCAGGGACCGGCCCACCTCGTCGGACGCGGCCACGTACACCAGGGCCTCGGAATCGTCGATGAGCATGATCCCGGCGCCGTCGTAGCCGAAGAGCCGGTCCACCGAGCTGACCACCCGCTGGAGGGCGCGTCCGACGTCCGAGTCGACGGGCGCCTTGCGCAGCACCTCCAAACTGGAGTTCAACGCGTCGGTGTCGATATGCATCATGCTCCACATCCTTGAGTGGGAGAACGGTGGTAGACGAGATGTGGAGGCGCTACGGCCGGCCGTGCGCGCCGTCGCCGGCGGCCGGACGCGCGGCGAGGCGGACCAGCAGTTCGGCGGCGGTGTCGGCGAGGTGCTCCCCGACCGCGATCTGCCTGCTCGTCCAGGTGCACGGCGAGCACTGGTAGAAGTTCAGCGCCCCGACAACGTCGCCCCCGACCTGGACCGGGACCGCGAGGACGGCCCTGACCGGCGCCGCGGTGAGCGCCAGCCGCGCGTATCCGGGCCGGTCGGGGTGGCCGTCCAGGTCGTCCACGGCGACCGGGTGGCCGGTGAAGACGGCGTCGTGGGCGGGGCCCGCCTGCACGAACTGCTGGGCGTACTGCAGGTTCAGCCCTTCGGGAGTCGATCCGCCGACCGCGCGCAACCCGCTCGGTTCGCTCGGTTCGGGGGCCATCATCAGGGCGGCGCCGTCCACGCCGGAGATCACCGCCATCGAGCGCAGTGCGCCGGCCAGCCGGCCGGCGGCCTGGTGGGCGCCGTCGCCGACGCCGCGTTCGTTCGCCATGTTCCTCACCTCGGGCAGCATTGACTGCTGATCCGCGGACACAGGGCGGAACTTTCGGCCTACCTTACCCGGTTCAGGGTGGTTTCCGTCCGCTGGAACGCAGGCCGCGCGACCGCGATCGCGGCCGCGACGCCTGACCGGGTCCGGGCGGCGCACGCTCTCCTGGCACCGGTGGGTTCGCCCTGGTCAGACCGGGTAGGCAGGCCCCGTCCCGCGAACAGGGGCGGCTTCGGCGGGGACGGCTTCGGGGGAGGCGTCGTGCGAGTGCAGTGGCGGCGGCGCGTGCGCGCGGCGCGCTGGCCGGCGGGCATGGGGCTCGCGGCGTGGCGCTGGCTGCGGACGTCCCGCCGGATCCGGCGCCGCCGGCTCCGCACCGAGGCGGTCGCCGAGGTCAGGCGGATCCCGCGCCGTCCCGGCGGCGGGGTGCAGGACGCGCGGCAGGGCGTCGGCCCGGTCTTCCAGCGGCGCTACACGGTCCGCATCGCCGGCAGCCCGCTCGGCCCGGCGGAGCTGATCACCCGGCTGGGCGCCGACCTCAACGCGGCCTCGCCGGTGGAGGTCGCCGTCTTCGACAAGACGTCCGGCGGCGCCCGGCCCCTGGAGGTGGAGGACGAGTACGTCGTCCACATGCCGGGGCCGTGGAACTGCCCGGTGCGGGTGGTGGAGCGCACCCCGGAGTCGTTCCGGTTCGCGACGCTGCGCGGCCATCTGGAGGCCGGGGAGATCGAGTTCCGCGCCGCGCGGGCACCGGACGGCGACGACCTCGTGTTCACGATCGAGTCGTGGGCGCGCAGCGGGGAACGGCTGGCGGCGGTTCTCTACGAGAAGGTCGGCATCGCCAAGGAGATGCAGCTCCACATGTGGGCGCACTTCTGCACCCGGGTCGCCGAGCTGGCCGGCGGCCGGATGGTCGGCGAGGTGGAGGTCCAGACGGAACGGGCGAGCGGGTCGGCCGCCGGGGAGAGCCTCGTCGCCCGAGCGGTCACCGGGGCGGTCACCGGGGCGTTCAAGCACCCCTTCGCTCTCGCGGCCCGCGTGCGGAGCCGTCCGCTGCATCCCGAAGGGCTGCTGTTCGACGCCACACTGCTGCTGCACGGGACGTCCCAGTACTGGGGAGTCCCCTTCCTGGACGACCGCACGGAGCTGCCGGCCGAGGTGCGGCTCTCCCGCGCCATGGGCCTCCCGTCCGTCCTGCCGGACATCCTCGGCCTGGCGCTGCGCTGGCGGCAGCCGTCGGGCGACGACGCGGAGCTGCTGCTGGCCACGACCGGGCTCACCGTGCTCGGCCGCCGCCTCCTCCACCTGAAAGGCGCGTGGAGCCCGGCCTTCTACGGCTCCCTGCTCCCGTACCGGGCCGGTGACCGCCGGCTGATCCTCGGCGCGGCCGTCCACCATTCGCCGTCCGTCCCGGCCGATCTGCGCTCCCTTGACCGCGCCGTACGGGACCGGCCGTTCTCGCTGACGCTGCTGGTGGCGAGCGAGTTCGGCGGCTGGGAGCGGTTCGGGGAACTCCGGCTGCTCGGGCTCGCCCCCACCGACCCCAGGCGCTTCAATCCCGCGCGCAATCCCGTGGAGGGCCTGGAGCCCGCAGGGCTGCTCCAGCAGGTTCGCGGCCCGACGTACGCCGCCGTCCAGCGGGCCTCCCGCAAGGCGCCGCGATGAAGCCCGGGAGACGGCTTCTGCGCAGGACGCGCCTTCAAGCGCGCCTGCACCGCCTTCCCTTGAACTTCGACCCGTGCCAGCACGACGTGCACGAGCCCGAGAGCGGCTGGGAGGTCGACGACTACCGGCAGCCGCTCCCTCCGGAGCCGCCCGGCCCGCCGCTGCCCGGCGGTAGCTGGCAGATCGCCCGCCTGCTCGTCCAGAACTACGAGTACGCCGACCCGTCCATCATCCGGAGGGTGAGCGGCGCCGGCCCGCCCGAGCCCGGCCGGAACATGCTGCTCGAAGGCCACTTCTACGGCCTGCGCTTCTACCTCGGCGTCCGCGTCGGGGACGTCATCGACGAGACCGTCGAGCTGAACGGACGCCAGGTCCGGGTGTACGGCTGGAACTACCGCACGCTGCAGGGGCACCTCGAACGCGGCCAGATGGACCAGGAGGTGCGCAAGTGGCTCGACACCGGCGACGTCGAGTTCCACATCCACGCGTTCTCGCAGCCGGCGGTCGAACCGCATCCCATCGAGCGCCTCGGCTTCCGCGTCTTCGGCCGCCCCACCCAGCTCAAGTTCTACGACCGGGCCTGCCTGCGGATGAAGACGCTGACGGCCGCCGCCCTGACCGCCGACCGCCACCCCCGGCCGGCGGCCTGACCCCGCGCCAGCCCCGGAGGGACGCGTCAGGTCCGGAGGAATGCGTCGATCGTCCCGGTCTGCCCGAAG
It encodes:
- a CDS encoding ATP-binding protein, which produces MTKAAATCGIPWRLESGGCAALPLPGDDTIARVARAHVTGLLPALGLAVQDVDDITLMVSELATNVLQHATPGDGPSGAELWVYQRADGRGADELVVKAFDTLRAWRPQAPAGPMLEHGRGLEIIELLTGGRWGHHPSRSRLRSTAVRGKATWFALPLPRTARRHRHNWRMDGPHATRDLHALLVQRGVHDLVPGDELGISVLSGQGDLTVWCESATFRWCARTGETGKLPITDITEVCEQLVRIWETLNP
- a CDS encoding DUF397 domain-containing protein, which translates into the protein MDLSQARWFKATASASSNGGCVEVADLGTATGLRDSRTPEAGAHVVPRSVFASFLDDVRAGRYDR
- a CDS encoding helix-turn-helix transcriptional regulator, translated to MSEAYGATIAKRGLARRLRDLRVAAGYTANQVCDRLNWGRGKVGRFEANNWVRPELSDIRDLARIYEGSDLDELEDLATRARKRAWWRDYPDVFDNEFPGYEGDASSIRVVMPLVLPGLLQTLPYMQALLTSGTRTPEWREQALRARLRRQQILDRDDGTAPELTAVITEASLMYEWGDPGDRRAQLRHLLAMSARPNVEMRLLRFADGLHPGMSTLVNIFRYPDGEPAMVFLENDADIQEIDDPTKVEAYDEIFEQIRGAALSATDTAKHLEKLIATLE
- a CDS encoding DUF397 domain-containing protein translates to MRKPSAAELGVDPDALDWQRSASDEGGIEVAFVGEWTLLRTSGDLISVFDQHEWACFLDGVRKGEFDRAAS
- a CDS encoding SAM-dependent methyltransferase, with the protein product MSDIEQAPPGVDSTIPSPARMYDYILGGSANFAVDREAVKKVRAHMPDLDDAAWANRGFLQRSVRWLAQQGIRQFIDVGAGLPTGNNTHDAVQKVAPDARILYADNDPLVSIHAKALLEGVPGTAFITADFRDPEGLLGHEETTAMIDLTEPVALLLVTVTHFVPDEDDPWGVVQRYVSRLAPGSYVALCAINSDHQVSEELDQVTAVYAKSSSGGAYPRPRAEIERYFTGLEIVPPYEGAPAELCHVGLWGAEDPDEADSDGSRLGYCAVARKPA
- a CDS encoding MBL fold metallo-hydrolase, with the protein product MKTAPDLALRQLTVQFVGNATTLLRCGPFTLLTDPNFLHRGQRAYLGFGLTSKRLTEPALRIEELPRIDGVVLSHLHGDHWDRVARAKLDRGLPIVTTPHAARRLQGWHRFRHAVGLRTWETHTMVKDGALLRITSMPGRHAPGAARMLLPPVMGSLLEFGPATGDVQFRLYITGDTLMFDGIHQIARRTRDIDLAVLHLGGTKLPGGLIVTMDATQGADLFETVRPARAVPVHYNDYSVFSSPLDDFRRELERRGFGDQATYVEPGQTHTFTHQTG
- a CDS encoding MFS transporter, with translation MTADGRLGTITTSVPARLDRLPWSRFHWMIVVGLGTVWILDGLEVTIVGSVAARLTEPGSGIELSPSDIGLAAAIYVAGACLGALFFGQLTDRFGRKKLFILTLVVYIAATVATAFAFAPWYFFACRFVTGMGIGGEYAAINSAIDELIPARARGRVDLAINGSYWVGSGLGALAALLLLDTSFFAQDFGWRLAFGIGGVLGLAIMLVRRHVPESPRWLFIHGRQEDAERIVDRIEGEVRAETGRDLADPGESITVRQRRAIPFREIARVAVKVYPKRATLGFALFVGQAFLYNAVTFDLGTILSKYFDVASGAVPYFIALFAFGNFLGPLLLGRMFDTVGRKPMISGTYFISAALTCLLGAFLVAGTLSSWTFIALVSVTFFFASAGASSAYLTVSEIFPMETRALAIAFFYAIGTAAGGITGPLIFGNLIDSGAVEKVAIGFFVGAVIMALGGIAELFFGVRAEQASLENIARPLTAEEAAEEPSSGEAAAAGAAGTATGGAGTATGAAGRANRPALEARRHAEEGRARAAEHRAAVHELRPHADEGDARALERLRVEEALAQIAEWDAERLTEEATAHDERAAAERARDDTERAAALGRAEAADERARGLRERVEALAAEDEENSALHAVLAAAADERARAGEQRAMAAETRGRAAGLDGTEAEIALEQAETYAEWERMHTELALAHTARADGDEEGAGAHERRAAVHRMRAESAADRMEAAQHRSAAESLAAEAGTAEQAERERAEAADRERAARERDERIRARLLRRERERRTGLRRFLPGPGQTFYSPGMMTGRSAEWAAGADVALDREVTAIAQALAEHGPTGRTRLAEMVGARYWGPGRFRAALREAVHEGRARPLASNRYGPPENSDTNAEA
- a CDS encoding SAM-dependent methyltransferase; protein product: MTGTSPANGPSGDRPAIDSSVPHTARVWNYWLGGKDNYIVDRDLGDQIQAVIPDIVASARADRGFLGRAVAHLAGEAGIRQFLDLGTGLPTAGNTHEVAQGIAPESRIVYVDNDPLVLTHAHALLTSTPEGATDYIEADARDPETILKRASAVLDFSQPVAIMMLGILNFIPGEDEAQRVVDRLLAAVPSGSHLAIAHPTGEVEGEAAQQAVDMSNQAGVATMRLRSRAELERFFTGLELLEPGVVSCSQWRPAVSGLDGPPKPVYQFCGLGRKR
- a CDS encoding STAS domain-containing protein; the encoded protein is MTTADGRRPAGARPPVPDPPVPVPPVPVPPVPVPPVETSLTRADGTPLLAVGTRSDGTAVELRLEGELDVAGSEPLRRHIAAVIAAHDPQRLLLDLSGLSFADSSGLAVFVWAHKEMTGRGREFCLRRPQPKVLRVLHITGLHTRLDVTGTGGAEPGAPDEDGPFGTYRRTVR
- a CDS encoding GAF and ANTAR domain-containing protein, giving the protein MMHIDTDALNSSLEVLRKAPVDSDVGRALQRVVSSVDRLFGYDGAGIMLIDDSEALVYVAASDEVGRSLEEAQASAGQGPCYETYVEGRPVSTKDVRSDPRWPQLVDVLDERVRAVAGVPLLLGGSPVGTLNVYRSQPYGWDDSDFSALRAYAGLIGELMAAALTSREHSTTATQLQYALDYRVVIERAIGFLMATHRLDAVSAFDRLRKQARDSRRRVADLAAEILREGTS
- a CDS encoding GAF domain-containing protein — its product is MANERGVGDGAHQAAGRLAGALRSMAVISGVDGAALMMAPEPSEPSGLRAVGGSTPEGLNLQYAQQFVQAGPAHDAVFTGHPVAVDDLDGHPDRPGYARLALTAAPVRAVLAVPVQVGGDVVGALNFYQCSPCTWTSRQIAVGEHLADTAAELLVRLAARPAAGDGAHGRP